In Leptolyngbya sp. NIES-2104, the genomic window AAAAATCTTCTCTAAAACATGTCGCTTGATTGAAACGGTAGAAGTTCGATGCCCGATCCAAGTTCTGCGGTAAAGAGTACTAATTTTTGAAAAGCCGAGATCGCGAGTACGATCGTAACAAGCAGCGAGCCGTTCTTCGTTGCCAAAAAGCTCTGCACTCGTAAATAAAAAATCGCAGTCAGGATGATTTTTGTAGAATGTCAATGCAGTTTCAATATAAGTTTTTGTATACAAGTCATCCGCATCTAGAAAAAGGAGAATTTCACCTGTTGAGGCATCGAATCCAGCTTGAAATGCAGAAAGTTGCCCCTCGTTTTTATCTTTCAGAATTAGGTGAACTTGATCAGATTTAGCTTTTAGAATTTCAGCAGATTGATCAGAAGAACAATCATCGACAACGATAATTTCATCAGCAGGAATCGTTTGATTGAGTGCGCTATCGATCGCTTCGATCACATAATTTTGATAGTTATAATTATTAATCAAAATCGAGGTTCTCATCGCAGCAACTCCTTGACCCAAGATCGGAGTGACTTCTTAGAAAAATTGCCTTGACGAATATCAGACCGAATATACGATCGTAGAATACTCAATTCAATGTCTCTCTCAGTTAAAACTCCAGCTTCTAGCGCTTCTCTAAAGTATTGAAACCAGAGTTCACCGAATGGATGATTGTGAGCTTTCCAGGGTTGGGTGTAGAGATTTGTATAATGAATCAGTTTTGTTTCAGAATTGCAGAAATCAAACTGATTCCAATTCGGATCAAGTTCAGCGATCGAGAATGAATGATACTGTAGAAATCGAGCATTCATTTGATTGAAATCAGAATAACTGTAGAGGTTTTGATCGATTTCTGCACAGTAATTCTCTAGATCAAATCGACAGCGATCGCAGTCAATCAACATAACACTCAATCCCCAAGCATCGTTCGCTTCTCGCTTTGCAAGAAAATCACTTTCATGCAATTCAGTTTCAAATAATTCCGCAATGTCGGTTAAACAAATCGTATCAGAATCTAGATAAATTGCGCGTCCTTGATGTTTGCAAAGTTGCGGAATTAAATAACGATATAAACTAAACTCGGTTACGTTTTGATATTTAATTTTAAGCGACATTGGAGCTAGAAATGGCTCATCGTCGTTTCGCTCGATCGCATTATGAGTTCCATTCAATACGTAAATATCTAATTCGCGCTGAGTATGTTTTTGCAGCGAGTAAATCAAGACTTTCCGCTCAACTAAGCTGGCTTCTCCTGAACCAATAAAAACGCGAATCGGATGAGTCATACCGAACCTCCGACGATACTCCACGCTTTACGAATTCGATTCGTGTCTAAAACGGCTAATGTGTCTCGTGGTGTTGAAATAAACTGATAGCCAAATTCTTCAAGATATTGGCGGCAAGCTGCTTGGTCTGACTGACTAAGATGTTTATGTTCGTAAAGCACGATCGACGGACTAAACCTTCTAAAATCAATGAGCTTGATAATCTCAAAATCATATCCTTCCGTATCGATATGAATCACATCAATTTCACGAACATCATATTTATAACAAAGCTGTTCAAAGGTTTGGCAAACGACATTGCAAGAGATTAATCTCTCTTGTAAATCAGGAATCCATTGTTCATGTTTTAAGATTGTCGGAAGTGAAAATGACCCAAGCTGGCTATACCATTCAGGCGCATTTTCATCTTGTCTCAAATAGTAGAATTTCTGCGCGTTGCTTTCTTTGGCAATCGCGCTATTCTCCAAAGCAATATTAGGAAAATCTCGAAAATTCTTCTCTAACTTTTCAAACACATATCGAACAGGTTCAACCTTAATTCCTGACCAATTCCATTTCAAAATGAATCCGTAAATTGGATCGCCATTGATCCCATCATTCGAGCCGATTTGAATAAAAGAGGGTTGATGATTGAGCGAATAAGTATAAAAAATGCAATCGATCGGATCTTGAAATGCAAAATATCTTAGAAACGGCGATCGCACAATTTTCCAAGGACACCTTTTTCTCAGAATTTGACGAATTCCCATACGCTACAAACTCCGCCATTCTGCTTTAGTCAGAATCTTACATTTCTTCGGTAGCCCAATCTGCCCCGTTCCGAAAAAATCTCCGCCTTCAACTACGATCGACACTGCATCTTGAATATAATCCAGCACCTCAGATTCTCGATAAGCAAAATAGATGGGCAACCGGTAAGTTCCATTCGCCAAAGGCAAATTGTTCAGCCTACATCGAACAAACCCTGACTCTGAATTCAACACAACATTACTATCAGTGAAATTTGTTCTGAGTAATAAGATTGTTTGCCCTTGATCATCTAAAACCGCAAAACTTACAATCACATTGTCTAACGGTTTTCCTGAATCATTCACATAGCCAAATTCAAAATCATAATTAAATCCAGATTTCAGCGTTTCAACTTCTTTTCCAGCAGTATCTAAGACTCGAAAATTTGAGACTTTCACTCTACCCGATCCCGTCCGATCGCGTCGTTCTAATAACGGAATTTTGCTCATCAACTGATCAGAATGCTTCGAGTAAACCTCGATCGCTTGTTGCACGTTCCCGTTAAACACAACGCTGCCGGACTCTAATACAATTCCTCGATCGCACAATGCGCTAATCGTCTGCATATTGTGACTCACAAACAAAACCGTCCGCCCTTCTTTGCCAACATCCTCCATTTTGTTCAAGCATTTCTTCTGAAACTGCACATCACCGACCGCTAAAACCTCATCCACAATCAAAACCTCCGGCTCTAGATGTGCCGCAACCGCAAACGCCAATCGCACATACATCCCCGACGAATAGCGCTTCACAGGCGTATCAAGAAACCGTTCCACCTCAGCAAACTCAACAATCTCATCAAACTTCCGCGCAATCTCCGATCGACTCATCCCCAAAATCGCACCATTGAGATAGATATTCTCGCGCCCCGACAGTTCCGGATGAAATCCCGTTCCCACTTCCAGCAGACTCGCCACTCGTCCCCAAATTTCGACCCTGCCGCGTGTTGGTTCAGTAATGCGGCTGAGAATTTTTAACAGCGTCGATTTTCCGGCTCCGTTGCGCCCAATAATACCAACTCGTTCGCCTTGATCGATCGTAAAAGACACCCCGTTCAATGCCCAAAACGCCTCCGATCGCATTCTTGGTTTACGCTGAACGATCGATTTCGCGGTATCAACGATCGCATCTCGCAGCGTCACCGTGTTCTGATGCGGCAGACGCGAGACTTGGTAACATTTCCCCAGATTTTCAACGCGCAGCATGGGCATCGATCGCACCTAGATAATATCGGCAAACGTTCTTTCAACGCCACGAAAATAATAAATTCCTGTCCACACAAATAGCAATATGACAATCAACGCTAAAACGAATCCTGGTAAATATAGCGCTTGATCATCATTGAGAATCGCCCAGCGAAACCCGTCGATCACACCCACCATCGGATTTAGCGAATACAATAATCGCCAGCGCTCAGGAATAATATCAATACTATAGCCAACTGGAGAAACGTATTGTCCAAGCTGAATCACAAACGGAATCACTTGAGCAACATCACGAAATTTGACATAAATCGAAGCAAACCACAATCCGAATCCAAACGCGGTTAATGCTGCCATCAACGTGAAAAACGGTAAACTAATGATTCGCCAAGATGGAACATACCGATACCAAATCATCAACGCCAGCAGCAATAGTCCAGATACAAGAAAGTCCACGAAATTTACCACGATCGCGCTGGCAGGAACAATCAGCCGCGGGAAATAGATTTTAGAAATTAAATTGGCATTGTTCACCAGACTGTTACTGGTTTGAGACAGTGAACTCGCGAAGAACTGCCAAGGTAAAAGAGCCGCCAATACCAAAATTGGATAAGGTGCCGTTCCTTGAGTTGGCAAGTTCGCAAGATTGCTAAAAATCACCGTGAACACAATCATTGTTAGAAACGGTCGAATGATTGCCCAAGCGATCCCGATCGCAGTTTGCTTGTACCGCACCAAAATATCGCGCCAGGATAAAAAATAGAACAATTCGCGATATTGCCACAAGTCCCGCCAGTATTGTTGTTCTGTCCGTCCCGCTTCAATCACAAATTTGGGTTTTGGCGATCGCTGCATTCTCGATGCTCCTCAATTTCCTGATCAAACGCTATCGTAAAAGAATGCAGATTCGACGATTTCAACGCTCAATTGGCAGCGTTACTCAATTTTTATCGATTTTTCGCTACTGTGGACGGGCGATCGAGCTTGTTTGGTCAACGAACCGCAGATTAACGATCGTGCTTGCATTGTTCACCTTGATCGGGGGTCTAGTTCCCGCGGCGATCGCGTATGTGGGGAAACTGATTGTCGATGCGGTTGTACTAGCGTCGAGAACAGGACTAGAAAGCGATCGCTGGATGGCACTTACTTATCTAGGGTTTGAAGCGCTCATGGTCGCGATTCAGTCCGGGAGTAAGCAAGGACTTGCACTCGTTCAATCGCTACTCAGAGTGTTGCTCGGTCAGAAAGTCAATGAACTGATTCTTGAAAAAGCACTGACGCTGAATCTGACGCATTTCGAGGATTCAGAGTTCTATGACAAAATGACTCGTGCTAGACGAGAAGCTTCGAGCCGTCCGCTGAGTTTAGTCGGTCGAACCTTCGGCATTGTGCAAGATTCGCTCACGCTGATTACTTACGGCGGATTGTTGGTTCGATTCTCGGTTTGGGCAGTTGTGATGCTGATGATTGCTGCTGTCCCTGCCTTTATTGCAGAAACTCGCTTTGCAGGTGAGGCGTTTCGATTGTTCCGCTGGCGCACCCCTGAAACTCGCGAACAGAACTATCTCGAATGGTTGATCGCAAACGAGTCACCCGCAATGGAAATTCGACTCTATCAGTTGGGCGGATTGTTGCTCGATCGATATCGCACGATCTTCCGCCGCCTGTACTCTGAAGACCGAGATCTCACCGTTCAGCGCGGCATCTGGAGCTATGTGCTTGGACTCGTTAGCTCTGTGGCATTCTATGGTGCGTATGTTTGGATTGTGTGGGAAACGATCGCAGGTCGAATCTCGCTCGGTGAATTGACGATGTATCTAGTCGTTTTTCGTCAAGGACAAGGCGCATTTGCTTCGATTCTCAGTTCGATCGGCGGCATGTACGAAGATTCGCTCTACCTTTCAAATCTCTACGAATTCTTAGGGCAAGAAATTCCGCGATCGCAAGGCAGCGCAACTCGTGGAATAGTTCCCGGTGATGGTTTGCGCTTTGAAGAAGTTACTTTTTACTATCCCGAATCCGACAAACCCGCACTCAATCAAGTCACATTCCATCTGAAGCCTGGGGAAAAATTAGCGATCGTGGGTGAAAACGGTTCCGGTAAAACGACATTGATCAAGCTCCTCACACGACTCTACACCCCCACTTCTGGACGAATTCTACTCGATGGTTTAGACCTTCAAGCCTGGGATATCGGAGCCTTACAGCGGCGAATTGGTGTGATTTTCCAAAACTTCATGCGCTACCAATTTAGCGTGGGGGAAAATGTCGGCGTGGGGGATGTTTTGAACTTAGACGATCGCGATCAATGGGTCATTGCTTCTGATAAAGGTAACGCGCTTTCCTTTATCAAAGACCTTCCAGAAACCTTTGATACGCGCTTAGGGCGATGGTTCAAAACCGGGCGAGAACTCTCTGGAGGACAATGGCAGCGGATTGCCTTATCCCGCGCCTTTATGCGAATTAGTGCAGATATTTTGGTGTTAGATGAACCGACTTCTGCGATGGATGCAGAATCCGAAGTGCAAATCTTCGATCGATTCCGCGAAATGACCCCGGATCAGATGGCGATCTTGATTTCCCACCGCTTTTCAACGGTTCGCATGGCAGATCGAATTCTCGTGATGTCTGCTGGTGGGGTCGTTGAGCAAGGCAGCCATGAACAATTAGTCAAATTGGGAGGACGGTACGCGCATCTATTCTCGATTCAAGCTGCTGGATATCAATAGCTATCGGTACAACCAAACCCGCAGCAATGACAATAACTGCTCTGTATCTACAGGTTTAGTAATATAGTCAGATGCGCCTGCTTCAATACATTTTTCTCGATCGCCCTGCATCGCCTTTGCCGTTAGCGCAATGATCGGCAGCGATCGAAATTGTTGCTGCTGACGAACCGATCGCGTCGTCTCATATCCGTCCATTTCCGGCATCATAATATCCATTAACACCGCATTGATATCTGGGTTCGCTTTCAGTGCTTCAATGCCTTCACGCCCATTCTCAGCGTAAAGAACTTCCATCTGGTGACGCTCCAGTAAGCTGGTTAATGCAAAAATGTTTCGGACATCATCATCGACAATCAGCACTTTCTTATTTGCCAACACCGAATCGACTTGATGTAAGTCTTCGAGAATTTGACGTTTTGGTTTGGGTAAATTGGCTTGAATCCGGTGCAGGAACAATGCAGTTTCATCCAATAAGCGCTCTGGCGATCGTACATCTTTGATAATGATCGTTTCTGCCAAACGCTTTAGTTGAGTTTCTTCGGGTCTTGTGAGTTCTTTTCCGGTGTAAATGATGATCGGAATTTTCGATAAAGCTTCGTCTTGTTTAATCTGCTCGATGAGGTCAAAGCCGCTCATATCCGGCAATCCCAGATCCATCACAACACAATCAATCTGTTGTGACTGTAGAGTCTTTAGAGCATCTTTCGCGGTGTAAGCTGCAATGCTCTTCACATCTCCATTGCCAATCAAATCGATGATGCTTTGAGCTTGCACCTGATCGTCTTCGATCACTAATAAGTTCTTCACTCGTCGATCGATAAACGTCTGAATCTCATCAAACAACTGATTGAGATCATCCGACGACACAGGTTTCTGAAGATATGCGATCGCGCCAAGCTGCAATCCGCGCTGCTTCTGATCATCGCTCGATAAAATATGAACCGGGATATGTCGCAGTTCTGGATCGTGTTTTAAGCGATCGAGGACTGTCCAGCCATCCATATCCGGTAGATGCAAATCGAGCAGAATGGCACGCGGTTTAAACTGTTGAGCTAGTGCAAGCCCGGTTTGACTTCTCAGCGCTGACAACACTTTGAAGCCTTGTTGACGTGCAATATCTGTGAGAATTCTGACGAAGTTCACATCGTCTTCGATGATCAAGAGAACGCGATCGCTCTGATGAATTGAGGCGCGATCGTCTGGAACTTCTGAAGGGAGATTTGGCGGCACCAACGGACGAGGAGCAACGGGAACAGAACTTGTGGTTACAGGTGCAACCGATCCCGGATCTGAAACTGCTATCTGAGGTAGGTAGAGCGTGAATGTACTTCCTTGATCGACTTCGCTACTCACTTGAATCGAGCCACCTAAGCGATGCGCTAATTCTCGACTAATCGACAATCCTAAGCCTGTTCCGCCATATTTTCGGCTAGTGGTACCATCGACTTGCTGAAACGCTTCAAAAATTAACTGCTGCTTTTCTCGCGGAATACCAATTCCCGTATCTTTCACCGCAAAGAAGATTTTTTGATCTGGCGTTGACCCGATTTGAACAGTTACACTGCCTTGCTCAGTGAACTTAAACGCATTCGCTAATAAGTTCTTGAGAATTTGCTGAAGTCGTTTGCTATCGGTCGAAATCACTTCTGGAGTCTGCGGATCACGCTCGATCGAGAAATCCAATCCTTTACCACTTGCAATCTGCCGGAATGAGCGATCGAGATTCATCTGCAAATCCGTCAGATTCAGCGGTTCAACATCAAGCGTAATCGTTCCCGATTCAATCTTGGCAAGATCGAGAATGTCATTGATCAAATTCAGCAAGTCATTACCCGAAGAATAGATCGTTCTACTATATTCGACTTGTTTTTCAGTTAGATTATGCTCGGCATTGTCGCTGAGAATCTTTGCCAGAATCAGCAAACTATTGAGCGGTGTTCTTAATTCGTGCGACATGTTCGCGAGAAACTCAGACTTGTAGCGAGATGAGATTTCTAGCTGTTCGGCTTTCTCTCGCAGTGCCAGCATTGCTTGATCGATTTCATCGTTCTTTTGTTCAACTTCGCGCTTCTGTGCTGCTAATAGTTCAGCTTTTTCTTCAAGCTCTTCATTCAGTTGCTGTAGCTCTTCGTTAGAAACTTTGAGTTCTTCTTGTTGTTCTTGCAAACGCAGTTCTGATTCTTCTAAGGCGCGGGCTTGTTCCTGAAGCTGACGATTACTCTGATGCAGTTCTTCCTGCTGGCTTTGCAGTTCTTCTGCCAGTGATTGGGATTCTTGAAGAAGCTGTTGAGTTTTCGCATCTGCCGCGATCGCTCTTAACACCACCCCGATCGTTTGCGCCAATCGATCGAGCAACGTTATCTGAAGTTCAGTGAATGCCTGAAACGATGCCAGTTCAATCACTGAAACGACATCGTTCTCAAACAATACAGGTAAAACAATCACGTTCAAGGGAGCCGCTTCTCCCAAGCCCGATCGAATCCGAATATAATCGCTTGGAACATGCGTTAAAAGAATGCGTTGTTTTTCTAAAGCACACTGTCCGACCAAGCCTTCACCTAAATGAAACTGATTCGAGAGTTGTTTGCGCTCTTGAAACGCATAGCTACTTAAGAGCTTTAACACCGGAGCCGATTGCTCTGCATCCATCACATAGAATGCACCATACTGTGCACCTACGAGCGGTGCTAAATGCGACAACATCAACCGCGAAACCGTTTCTAAACTGCGCTCTCCCTGAATCAGATGCCCGAATTCGGCTAGATTGGTTTGCAGCCAACTTTGTCGATCGCTCTTTTCCAAGCTCACTCGCAAGTTCTCAACCATCTGATTGAACGATCGCGTTAGAATCCCCACTTCATCTTGGCGATCGAGCGCTGGCAGTTGTGCCGATAAATCTCCATCTGCGATCCGTTCTGCCGTTTGTGACACTCGATCGAGGGGTTTGGAGATGTGACGATTCAGCAGAAATGCCAGCACTGCAAGCACTGCAAATCCTAATGGAATTCCATACAGCAAGCTATTGAGCGTATTTTGTCCAGCGAGACTGGCGGCGTTCGATCGCTGGTCGAGCAAAATTTGTTCCCGCCCTTTCATTTGAGTGATGATGCTTTCAATCTGTTTCATCACTGGAATGGCATTCGGAATCGAGTCGGTACGAATTGATGCTTGAAATCCTTGAGTATCTCTTACTTTTAGCCGCTGTTCCATAATGGACATTCGTTGATCAATCAACGGCTTTAACTGTTCAAGGCTTCGCTGTTGGGCGGGATTATCTGAGGTAAGCTGCCGAACTGAAGCAACTCTCTGATCAAGCACGGATCGAGCCGTATTGTAGGGAGCCAAAGACTGAAGATCGGGTCTTAGAAGATACCCTCGCTGAGCGCTTTCCGCGTCTTTAATTACAGAATAAATTCCGTCTAGCTCATCTAGAACCCGGTAGGTATGTGCGACCGACTCAGAAGTATCAATCAGTTGCCGCGTTCCTCGATATGAAATAAACCCGATCGCTGCGAAAACCGCCAACCCAATCCCAAAGGTCGCACCGATCTTTGTGCCAATTCGTAAGCGTTTCAACATTTCTGATTCATATCGATCGTGCGTCCGATGATGATTGTCTAATGCACAGCAAAATCGATACATCTAGCCACAGACAGAGGGATGAGATTGTCTCATCCCTGAGCCTTTATTCGGGCTTGAATTCAAGCGCGACACCATTCATGCAGTATCTCAATCCAGTCGGGCGAGGACCATCTTCAAAGACATGTCCCAGATGTCCACCACATTTTGCACAATGAACTTCGACCCGCGTCATAAAGAGCGATCGATCGACGTTCGTTTCGATCGCTTCTTCTAATGGCGCATAAAAGCTGGGCCAACCTGTGCCACTGTTGAATTTCGTTTCAGATGAAAACAGAGGCGTTCCACAACCTGCACAGGCGAAGGTTCCTTTACTATATTCCTTGTCGAGTGGACTCGTTCCCGCCCGTTCTGTCCCGTGTTGGCGTAACACTCGAAACTGGTCTGGGTTGAGTGTTTCTTTCCACTCATCTTCGGTTTTATTAATCTCAAACTGATTGTTTTGAGTGTTCATCGTGGCAATATTTTTTCTATTGTTTCTTTCTTAATTTTAACAAATTTCCCCCGAAAGCCAGAAGTAAACCGAAGTCCGATCGCGCTCTTTATGAAGTGATTTATTTCGAGTATCGTTATGTTCAAAAGACTTCTAGGATTGCTCGGTGTGTTGCTGCTCGGTTTTGGGTTGCCTGCAAATGCGGCTCCGTTTGGGGCGGATGAAAATTTTGTCACGGCTGCGATCGATAAAGTGGAAGCAGCGATCGTTCAGGTGAATGTGTCTCGTAATTTGGGCGGAGAAGTACCGGGAGCCTTAAGACCGTTTTTAGGAAATCCTCAAAACGGCGCATCTTCACGAGTGTTACGGGGATTAGGTTCGGGCTTTGTCATTGATCAGAACGGCAAGGTTTTGACCAATTCGCATGTCGTCGATAATGCGGACACCGTGACGGTTTCATTTCAAGATGGACGAGTGTTAGAAGGAAAAGTGTTAGGCAAAGATCCGGTGACAGATGTCGCGGTGATTCAAGTGCAAGCGGATAACTTACCGACTGTGAGGCTGGGAAATTCAGATAATGTGCGTCAGGGACAATGGGCGATCGCGATCGGGAATCCGCTAGGTCTGCAAGAAACGGTGACCGTGGGCGTAATTAGTGGAACTGAGCGATCGAGCGTTGATATTGGGGTGCCTGATAAGCGGGTCGGATTTATTCAAACCGATGCGGCAATCAATCCCGGAAATTCAGGAGGTCCTTTACTGAACGCGAATGGTGACGTGATTGGAATCAATACCGCCATCATTCAAGGAACGCAAGGATTAGGATTTGCAATTCCGATTAATACGGCTCAAAAGGTGGCACAGCAATTAATTGCAACCGGAACCGCAACCCACCCCTATATCGGTGTGCAATTGGTAGCACTCGATCCGAATGTGAAGGATTTTATTAATCGTGCGCCGAATAGCAAGATGAAAGTAGAAGACGATCGCGGAATTTTAGTTGTGGGAGTGGGTCGCGGAACTCCAGCCGCCAAAGCAGGATTGAAAGCCGGAGATGTCATTCAATCGATCGACGATCAGCCGATTCAGAATGTGAAAACGATTCAGCAATTGGTTGATGACGCGGGAGTTGATGGCAGATTGACGATCGAGGTGAAACGCAGCGATCGAACGGTGGCATTAACGATTTCACCGGAACAATTACCTGCGGTTGAAACGCAATAAATCGAATTGCCCGACGATTTCCATCCAACGATTTCGCGTTTACCCAACGCCGTAGAGACGCGAACACGCAGTGCAGCGAAGCTCCTAATCGCGTCTCTACCAGGGTTTTTGTGATCGCCAAATTTCTAATTACCGTAATTCCGCCGCCGCCTGTGCGATCGCGCCTAATTGCAATCCGGGCGGGTAGGCTCCTTCTTCCTTAATTTGTTTGATCGCCGCATCCGAAATTCTCAAATTCATCTTCAGCGCGATCGCTTTTACAATATCGCCCCGATCAATCACACCCGAAACGGCTCCCGCTGGCGATAACACCGTCACCCGCGCCAAACTCTGGTTCTCCAACATCTGGATAATTTCAACGATCGAGGTCGATTCCTGCACCGTTGCAACTTCCGTCAACGGATGCACAATGTCCAGAAGCGTTCTCGTTTCCCATTCGCTCCGCTCGATCCGCTGAAGATCCTCAGCATTCACGACTCCCCGATATCGCCCATTCGATGCCGCATAATAAATCGGGGCGCGAACATCACTAATCAAATAATCATCCGCAAATTTCCGCAGCGGCATTCCCGCATCCAGCACCCGAAAATCACGAGTCATCGCATCTTCAGCCTTCACCTTCAGCATCGCTTCTTGCAGTTCTGTAATGCGATCGTAGGCACTCGCATTCTGCACTACAAACCAACCGATCAACGCTGCCCATAATCCAGTTCCAGCCCCTAAACCGGGCATTCTCACAAGACCAAACACAACCGCTGTACCCCAGACGATCGCGATCGTTCCCAAGAATCGACCGATTTTCGCGGCAGTCCGAATGCCTTTAATCTGGCTACCGGTCAGTTTCCAAACGATCGTTTTCAAGACCTGTCCCCCATCCAGCGGCAAGGCAGGGATCATATTAAACAGCGTCAACAGCAAATTAAGCGCCGCTAAATCTCGCACCATGACACTCAGCGGCATTTCTGTATTCGGAGCGAATACCGTGACCAGAGTCAGCAAAAGAAAGATTGCAAAGCTGACGGCTGGACCTGCGATCGCCACTTGGAACGCTTTGCCGGGAGTTTTCGGCTCTTGAGCGATCGAGGCAATTCCGCCAAAGAAGAACAGTGTAATCGACTGTACTTGAATGCCTTGAAATTTCGCCACCAAACTGTGACCTAATTCATGCAGCAGCACCGAGGCGAATAAAGCCAACGCCATTGCGAATCCTGTGCCCCAAGCTACCGGAGTGCCCCAGTCGGGATAGCGCACTTGCCACCGGAGGGCATTGCCCAAAGTGACAATCACAAGGATAAAAAACCAGGACGGGTCAATCAGCAATGGAATGCCAAAGAGTGACCCAACTCGCCAACCGGATTGCATGAATGGTTATTCCAAAAGCATCTATATCCAGCATAAGAGAAGAAAAGAATGTAGCGCGGGTGAGATAACCCAACCTCGCAAAAGTTTAAATTCAATTCAGCTTTCAGAGACTTTGGACAGTTCATCAGAGCGCGAAGCACTCATCGTCAGCGCATCGCCAGAAACAACGATCGTAGAATGAGGTGCTCTTAAAGACACCAATATACTCTTGACGACAACCGCGATCGGCACCGCAACGACAACCCCCAGCAATCCACCGACCCGCGCCCCCATCAAAATCGAGATGAATACCCAAACTGGATTCAGTCCGGTAAAGCTTCCCAAAACTCTTGGCATAATCAGATTTTCAATAATCTGCTGCACGATCAGCGCCGCAATTAAAACCTCTACACCCAATCCAATATCGCGCAGTGCCACCAGCAACGAAACAACCGCAATTCCAACCGAGCCACCGAATGGAATCAGCGCCATTGTCCCGATCGTCAATCCAAACAGTAATCCAAACGGAACGCGCAACGTGAGAAATATCACAGTCAGCACAAATCCCATCGAAGTCGATGAAATCAACTGACTAAAGAAGAAATTCTGAAAACTCAGGCGCAATGTTTCTGTGAATGAATCTCTGATGCGATCGGGCAACCATTCGACCAAACTTTCCCACAGTCGATCGCAATGCTGGAGTAAATAAAACGTGAGGACTAACGTTAATAGAAAATCAAGCAAACTCGTAACGGTAATGACCGCTAACCCAAGAATATCTCCGGCTAATCGCTGTAATTGAGTCTTGACCGGGGATGTGATTTGATCTGCCAACACATCGAGACTCACTGGAAATCCAGCTTTTTCAATTTGATCATTGAGTAGAATCAATTGTCGCTGTCCCGAATCGATCCAATCTGGCAATCGAATCACGAGTTGCTGAGCTTGCT contains:
- a CDS encoding AI-2E family transporter, yielding MPHRNKLWIWWESLSPVSKAILVATFVPLVVLNAWAFSSIFSYFHSLLAIVVGASLLTFLLNYPVSYMQQHGTTRGRAAIIVFLFTISVLLAIGVTLVPLALQQAQQLVIRLPDWIDSGQRQLILLNDQIEKAGFPVSLDVLADQITSPVKTQLQRLAGDILGLAVITVTSLLDFLLTLVLTFYLLQHCDRLWESLVEWLPDRIRDSFTETLRLSFQNFFFSQLISSTSMGFVLTVIFLTLRVPFGLLFGLTIGTMALIPFGGSVGIAVVSLLVALRDIGLGVEVLIAALIVQQIIENLIMPRVLGSFTGLNPVWVFISILMGARVGGLLGVVVAVPIAVVVKSILVSLRAPHSTIVVSGDALTMSASRSDELSKVSES